The following are encoded in a window of Drosophila simulans strain w501 chromosome 3L, Prin_Dsim_3.1, whole genome shotgun sequence genomic DNA:
- the LOC6739109 gene encoding teneurin-m isoform X5: MNPYEYESTLDCRDAGGGPAPAHAHPHAQGRTLPMSGHGRPATDLGPVHGSQTLQHQNQQNLQAAQSSHYDYEYQHLAHRPPDTANNTAQRTHGRQGMFLDEFLTGYEFPQRFLLEGVTPTAPPDVPPRNPTMSRMQNGRLTVNNPNDADFEPSCLVRTPSGNVYIPSGNLNINKGSPIDFKSGSACSTPTKDTLKGYERSTQGCMGPVLPPRSVMNGLPAHHYSAPMNFRKDLVARCSSPWFGIGSISVLFAFVVMLILLTTTGVIKWNQSPPCSVLVGNEASEVTAAKSTNTDLSKLHNSSVRAKNGQGIGLAQGQSGLGAAGVGSGGGSSAATVTTATSNSGTAQGLQSTSASAEATSSAATSSSQSSLTPSLSSSLANANNGGARTFPARSFPPDGTTFGQITLGQKLTKEIQPYSYWNMQFYQSEPAYVKFDYTIPRGASIGVYGRRNALPTHTQYHFKEVLSGFSASTRTARAAHLSITREVTRYMEPGHWFVSLYNDDGDVQELTFYAAVAEDMTQNCPNGCSGNGQCLLGHCQCNPGFGGDDCSESVCPVLCSQHGEYTNGECICNPGWKGKECSLRHDECEVADCSGHGHCVSGKCQCMRGYKGKFCEEVDCPHPNCSGHGFCADGTCICKKGWKGPDCATMDQDALQCLPDCSGHGTFDLDTQTCTCEAKWSGDDCSKELCDLDCGQHGRCEGDACACDPEWGGEYCNTRLCDVRCNEHGQCKNGTCLCVTGWNGKHCTIEGCPNSCAGHGQCRVSGEGQWECRCYEGWDGPDCGIALELNCGDSKDNDKDGLVDCEDPECCASHVCKTSQLCVSAPKPIDVLLRKQPPAITASFFERMKFLIDESSLQNYAKLETFNESRSAVIRGRVVTSLGMGLVGVRVSTTTLLEGFTLTRDDGWFDLMVNGGGAVTLQFGRAPFRPQSRIVQVPWNEVVIIDLVVMSMSEEKGLAVTTTHTCFAHDYDLMKPVVLASWKHGFQGACPDRSAILAESQVIQESLQIPGTGLNLVYHSSRAAGYLSTIKLQLTPDVIPTSLHLIHLRITIEGILFERIFEADPGIKFTYAWNRLNIYRQRVYGVTTAVVKVGYQYTDCTDIVWDIQTTKLSGHDMSISEVGGWNLDIHHRYNFHEGILQKGDGSNIYLRNKPRIILTTMGDGHQRPLECPDCDGLATKQRLLAPVALAAAPDGSLFVGDFNYIRRIMTDGSIRTVVKLNATRVSYRYHMALSPLDGTLYVSDPESHQIIRVRDTNDYSQPELNWEAVVGSGERCLPGDEAHCGDGALAKDAKLAYPKGIAISSDNILYFADGTNIRMVDRDGIVSTLIGNHMHKSHWKPIPCEGTLKLEEMHLRWPTELAVSPMDNTLHIIDDHMILRMTPDGRVRVISGRPLHCATASTAYDTDLATHATLVMPQSIAFGPLGELYVAESDSQRINRVRVIGTDGRIAPFAGAESKCNCLERGCDCFEAEHYLATSAKFNTIAALAVTPDSHVHIADQANYRIRSVMSSIPEASPSREYEIYAPDMQEIYIFNRFGQHVSTRNILTGETTYVFTYNVNTSNGKLSTVTDAAGNKVFLLRDYTSQVNSIENTKGQKCRLRMTRMKMLHELSTPDNYNVTYEYHGPTGLLRTKLDSTGRSYVYNYDEFGRLTSAVTPTGRVIELSFDLSVKGAQVKVSENAQKEMSLLIQGATVIVRNGAAESRTTVDMDGSTTSITPWGHNLQMEVAPYTILAEQSPLLGESYPVPAKQRTEIAGDLANRFEWRYFVRRQQPLQAGKQNKGPPRPVTEVGRKLRVNGDNVLTLEYDRETQSVVVMVDDKQELLNVTYDRTSRPISFRPQSGDYADVDLEYDRFGRLVSWKWGVLQEAYSFDRNGRLNEIKYGDGSTMVYAFKDMFGSLPLKVTTPRRSDYLLQYDDAGALQSLTTPRGHIHAFSLQTSLGFFKYQYYSPINRHPFEILYNDEGQILAKIHPHQSGKVAFVHDTAGRLETILAGLSSTHYTYQDTTSLVKSVEVQEPGFELRREFKYHAGILKDEKLRFGSKNSLASAHYKYAYDGNARLSGIEMAIDDKELPTTRYKYSQNLGQLEVVQDLKITRNAFNRTVIQDSAKQFFAIVDYDQHGRVKSVLMNVKNIDVFRLELDYDLRNRIKSQKTTFGRSTAFDKINYNADGHVVEVLGTNNWKYLFDENGNTVGVVDQGEKFNLGYDIGDRVIKVGDVEFNNYDARGFVVKRGEQKYRYNNRGQLIHSFERERFQSWYYYDDRSRLVAWHDNKGNTTQYYYANPRTPHLVTHVHFPKISRTMKLFYDDRDMLIALEHEDQRYYVATDQNGSPLAFFDQNGSIVKEMKRTPFGRIIKDTKPEFFVPIDFHGGLIDPHTKLVYTEQRQYDPHVGQWMTPLWETLATEMSHPTDVFIYRYHNNDPINPNKPQNYMIDLDSWLQLFGYDLNNMQSSRYTKLAQYTPQASIKSNTLAPDFGVISGLECIVEKTSEKFSDFDFVPKPLLKMEPKMRNLLPRVSYRRGVFGEGVLLSRIGGRALVSVVDGSNSVVQDVVSSVFNNSYFLDLHFSIHDQDVFYFVKDNVLKLRDDNEELRRLGGMFNISTHEISDHGGSAAKELRLHGPDAVVIIKYGVDPEQERHRILKHAHKRAVERAWELEKQLVAAGFQGRGDWTEEEKEELVQHGDVDGWNGIDIHSIHKYPQLADDPGNVAFQRDAKRKRRKTGSSHRSASNRRQLKFGELSA; this comes from the exons ACATCAACAAGGGATCACCCATCGACTTCAAGAGCGGCTCGGCCTGCTCCACACCCACAAAGGATACGCTGAAGGGCTACGAGCGGAGCACGCAGGGCTGCATGGGTCCTGTGCTGCCGCCGCGCAGCGTCATGAACGGACTGCCCGCACACCACTACTCGGCGCCGATGAACTTCCGCAAGGACCTGGTCGCGCGCTGCTCCTCGCCGTGGTTCGGTATAGGATCCATCTCGGTGCTCTTCGCCTTCGTGGTCATGCTAATCCTGCTGACCACCACCGGCGTTATAAAATGGAACCAGTCGCCACCCTGCTCCGTTCTAGTCGGCAACGAGGCCTCTGAGGTCACGGCTGCCAAGAGCACGAACACTGACCTCTCCAAGCTGCACAACTCATCGGTGCGAGCGAAGAACGGACAAGGAATCGGACTGGCCCAGGGACAATCGGGACTCGGAGCCGCAGGCGTGGGATCCGGCGGTGGATCTTCGGCGGCCACTGTGACGACGGCCACCTCGAACAGCGGCACCGCCCAAGGACTGCAGTCGACGTCGGCCTCCGCGGAGGCCACGTCCTCGGCGGCCACGTCTTCCTCCCAATCCTCGCTAACGCCTTCGCTGTCCTCGTCCCTGGCGAATGCCAATAATGGAG GAGCCCGAACATTCCCTGCACGCAGTTTCCCACCGGACGGCACCACCTTTGGCCAGATTACTCTCGGCCAGAAGCTGACCAAGGAGATCCAGCCGTACAGCTACTGGAACATGCAGTTTTACCAGTCGGAACCTGCCTACGTTAAGTTCGACTACACGATTCCGAGGGGCGCCTCCATCGGTGTATACGGCCGACGGAACGCCCTGCCCACCCACACGCAGTACCACTTTAAGGAAGTGCTCAGCGGATTTAGTGCCAGCACACGAACGGCCCGGGCCGCTCAC CTGTCGATAACGCGGGAGGTGACACGCTATATGGAGCCGGGGCACTGGTTCGTCTCGCTCTACAACGACGACGGGGACGTGCAGGAACTGACCTTCTACGCGGCCGTAGCCGAGGACATGACCCAAAACTGTCCCAACGGCTGCTCCGGCAACGGTCAGTGCCTGCTGGGACACTGCCAGTGCAACCCCGGCTTCGGGGGCGACGACTGCAGCGAGAGCGTGTGCCCCGTACTGTGCTCCCAACATGGCGAGTACACCAACGGGGAGTGCATCTGTAACCCGGGTTGGAAGGGCAAGGAGTGCTCCCTGCGTCACGACGAGTGCGAGGTGGCCGACTGCAGTGGGCACGGCCACTGTGTCAGTGGAAAATGCCAATGCATGCGCGGCTACAAGGGCAAATTCTGCGAAGAAG TGGACTGCCCACATCCGAACTGCTCAGGCCACGGATTCTGCGCCGATGGCACTTGCATCTGCAAGAAGGGCTGGAAGGGACCTGACTGCGCAACCATGGACCAGGATGCGCTGCAGTGCCTCCCCGATTGTTCCGGACACGGCACCTTCGACCTGGACACACAGACCTGTACCTGCGAGGCAAAGTGGAGTGGGGACGACTGTTCCAAGGAGCTGTGCGACTTGGACTGCGGTCAGCACGGACGTTGTGAAGGTGACGCTTGTGCATGCGACCCGGAGTGGGGCGGCGAGTATTGCAACACCCGGTTGTGCGACGTCCGCTGTAACGAGCATGGCCAGTGCAAGAATGGTACTTGTCTGTGCGTTACTGGATGGAATGGAAAGCACTGCACCATTGAGGGCTGTCCCAATAGCTGCGCCGGGCATGGCCAGTGCCGTGTAAGCGGCGAGGGTCAATGGGAGTGCCGCTGCTACGAGGGCTGGGACGGGCCGGACTGCGGGATTGCACTGGAGTTGAACTGTGGCGACAGCAAGGACAACGACAAGG ATGGCTTGGTTGATTGCGAGGATCCCGAGTGCTGTGCCAGCCACGTATGCAAGACCTCCCAACTATGTGTTTCAGCTCCGAAGCCCATTGATGTGCTGCTCAGAAAGCAGCCGCCAGCTATTACGGCCTCCTTCTTTGAGCGGATGAAGTTCCTCATCGACGAGAGCAGCCTGCAAAACTACGCCAAACTGGAAACCTTTAACGAAAG TCGATCAGCGGTGATCAGAGGCCGCGTTGTTACATCTCTGGGCATGGGCCTGGTGGGTGTGCGAGTGTCCACCACCACGCTCCTGGAGGGCTTCACCCTGACCCGAGACGATGGATGGTTCGACCTAATGGTTAACGGTGGTGGAGCCGTGACGCTGCAGTTCGGACGCGCACCTTTCCGACCGCAGTCGCGCATCGTGCAAGTTCCATGGAACGAAGTGGTCATCATTGACTTGGTCGTCATGAGTATGTCCGAGGAAAAGGGATTGGCCGTAACTACGACACACACGTGCTTTGCACACGACTACGACCTGATGAAGCCCGTGGTGCTGGCTTCGTGGAAGCACGGATTCCAGGGAGCCTGTCCCGATCGCAGCGCCATTCTGGCTGAATCTCAGGTGATTCAGGAGTCGTTGCAGATCCCGGGTACAGGCCTCAACCTGGTTTACCACTCATCGCGTGCTGCCGGCTACCTGTCCACTATTAAGCTGCAGTTAACTCCGGATGTGATTCCGACATCGCTACATCTAATCCATCTCCGCATAACAATCGAGGGAATACTGTTTGAACGAATATTCGAAGCAGATCCGGGCATCAAGTTCACGTACGCCTGGAACCGACTCAATATCTACCGGCAACGAGTCTACGGTGTAACCACGGCCGTGGTGAAGGTTGGATACCAGTACACCGACTGTACTGACATTGTGTGGGACATCCAAACAACTAAGCTAAGCGGTCACGACATGTCCATCTCggaagtgggtgggtggaacCTGGACATCCATCACCGCTACAACTTCCACGAGGGAATCCTGCAAAAGGGCGACGGCTCAAACATATATCTGCGCAATAAGCCGCGAATCATCCTGACCACAATGGGAGATGGCCACCAGCGGCCTCTGGAGTGTCCCGACTGCGACGGTCTGGCGACAAAGCAGCGACTACTGGCACCCGTCGCCCTGGCCGCCGCTCCTGACGGCAGCCTTTTCGTCGGTGATTTCAATTACATCCGCCGCATCATGACCGACGGCAGCATCCGCACTGTGGTCAAGCTGAATGCGACTCGCGTCTCGTACCGCTACCACATGGCCCTCAGCCCGCTCGACGGAACTCTTTATGTTTCGGATCCAGAATCACACCAAATCATTCGGGTACGCGACACCAACGACTACTCGCAACCGGAACTGAACTGGGAAGCGGTTGTGGGCTCCGGGGAGCGCTGTCTTCCTGGTGACGAAGCGCACTGCGGCGATGGGGCACTGGCCAAGGATGCCAAATTGGCTTATCCGAAAGGCATTGCGATTTCGAGCGACAACATCTTGTACTTTGCAGACGGAACTAATATCCGTATGGTGGACCGGGATGGAATTGTAAGCACTCTGATCGGCAACCACATGCACAAGTCCCACTGGAAACCAATTCCCTGCGAGGGAACCCTgaagctggaggagatgcATCTTCGCTGGCCCACTGAGCTGGCAGTCTCCCCGATGGACAACACGTTGCACATAATCGACGACCACATGATCCTGCGCATGACACCAGACGGTCGTGTGCGCGTCATCTCCGGCCGGCCTCTACATTGCGCCACAGCCTCCACTGCCTACGATACGGATCTGGCAACCCACGCCACCCTGGTGATGCCGCAGTCTATCGCGTTCGGTCCACTCGGTGAGCTTTACGTGGCAGAAAGCGACTCGCAACGAATAAACCGGGTGCGCGTGATCGGCACGGACGGAAGGATCGCTCCGTTTGCTGGTGCCGAATCCAAGTGCAATTGCCTGGAGCGGGGATGCGACTGCTTCGAGGCGGAACACTACCTGGCCACCAGTGCCAAGTTCAATACGATCGCCGCCCTGGCTGTCACACCCGATAGCCATGTACACATCGCGGACCAGGCCAACTACCGTATCCGATCCGTTATGTCGAGCATCCCAGAGGCAAGTCCTTCGCGCGAGTACGAGATCTACGCACCTGACATGCAGGAGATATACATTTTCAACCGATTCGGACAGCACGTGTCCACACGCAACATCTTGACCGGAGAGACGACCTACGTGTTTACCTACAACGTAAACACCTCCAACGGAAAACTGAGCACCGTAACAGACGCGGCTGGCAACAAAGTGTTCCTGCTTCGAGATTACACCTCTCAGGTCAATTCCATCGAGAACACGAAGGGTCAAAAGTGCCGCCTGCGCATGACCAGGATGAAAATGCTGCACGAGCTGAGCACTCCGGACAACTACAATGTGACCTACGAATATCACGGCCCCACCGGTCTGCTGCGAACTAAGCTGGACTCCACCGGACGATCCTACGTGTACAACTACGATGAGTTTGGTCGCCTCACTTCCGCAGTGACTCCCACCGGTCGTGTCATCGAGCTCAGCTTCGACCTGAGCGTGAAGGGAGCCCAGGTGAAGGTTTCGGAGAACGCCCAAAAGGAGATGTCTCTGCTGATCCAAGGTGCCACCGTTATTGTGCGCAACGGAGCCGCCGAGTCGCGTACTACCGTTGACATGGACGGCTCCACCACAAGCATCACTCCATGGGGCCACAACCTCCAGATGGAGGTGGCACCTTACACCATTCTGGCAGAACAAAGTCCACTCCTTGGCGAGAGCTACCCTGTGCCGGCTAAGCAACGCACCGAGATTGCTGGTGACTTGGCCAACAGGTTTGAGTGGCGCTACTTTGTACGCCGGCAGCAGCCGCTGCAAGCGGGAAAACAGAACAAGGGACCGCCACGTCCCGTAACCGAAGTTGGACGCAAGCTGCGCGTAAACGGAGACAACGTGCTTACCTTGGAGTACGACCGCGAAACCCAGTCGGTGGTCGTTATGGTAGACGACAAGCAGGAGCTGCTTAACGTGACCTACGATCGCACTTCCCGCCCCATCAGCTTCCGACCGCAGTCCGGCGACTACGCCGACGTGGACTTGGAGTACGATCGATTCGGACGTCTGGTCAGTTGGAAGTGGGGTGTCCTGCAAGAAGCCTACTCTTTCGATCGCAATGGCCGTCTGAACGAGATCAAGTACGGCGATGGCTCAACAATGGTCTACGCATTCAAGGACATGTTTGGCTCGTTACCGCTGAAGGTGACTACGCCTAGACGCTCTGATTATCTCCTGCAGTACGATGATGCAGGTGCACTCCAGAGCCTGACGACACCTCGTGGCCACATTCACGCATTCTCCCTGCAAACTTCTCTTGGCTTCTTTAAGTACCAATACTATTCACCAATCAACCGACACCCCTTCGAGATTCTATATAACGACGAAGGACAGATCTTGGCCAAGATCCACCCGCACCAATCTGGCAAG GTGGCTTTCGTACATGACACTGCCGGACGACTGGAGACCATCCTCGCAGGATTGTCCAGCACCCACTATACCTACCAGGATACAACTAGCCTGGTGAAGTCTGTGGAGGTGCAGGAGCCGGGCTTCGAGTTGCGACGAGAGTTTAAATACCATGCCGGTATCCTGAAGGACGAGAAGTTGCGCTTCGGCTCCAAGAACTCGCTGGCCTCGGCGCACTACAAGTACGCCTACGACGGAAACGCCCGACTCAGCGGCATCGAGATGGCCATCGACGATAAGGAATTACCAACCACGCGGTACAAGTACAGCCAAAACTTGGGTCAACTGGAGGTCGTGCAGGACCTGAAGATCACGCGCAACGCTTTTAACCGAACAGTCATACAGGACTCAGCCAAACAATTCTTCGCCATTGTGGACTACGACCAGCATGGACGGGTTAAGAGCGTGCTAATGAACGTGAAGAACATTGATGTGTTCCGCCTGGAGTTGGACTACGATCTTCGCAACCGTATCAAGTCGCAAAAGACGACCTTCGGTAGATCGACGGCCTTTGATAAGATTAACTACAATGCCGACGGCCATGTTGTTGAGGTCCTGGGCACCAACAACTGGAAGTATCTGTTCGACGAGAACGGCAACACTGTTGGCGTGGTTGACCAGGGTGAGAAGTTCAACCTGGGCTACGACATCGGAGACCGGGTGATCAAGGTAGGCGATGTGGAGTTCAACAACTACGATGCCCGCGGCTTCGTTGTGAAGCGCGGTGAGCAGAAGTACCGGTATAACAACCGCGGACAACTGATTCACTCGTTCGAAAGGGAACGTTTCCAGAGCTGGTACTACTACGACGACCGCAGCCGCCTGGTGGCGTGGCATGACAACAAGGGTAACACCACGCAGTACTACTACGCCAATCCTCGCACTCCTCACCTCGTGACCCACGTTCACTTCCCCAAGATCAGCCGCACCATGAAGCTGTTCTACGATGACCGCGACATGCTAATCGCTCTGGAGCATGAGGACCAGCGCTACTACGTTGCCACCGACCAGAACGGCTCGCCACTAGCCTTCTTTGATCAGAATGGCAGCATTGTCAAGGAAATGAAGCGAACGCCCTTCGGCCGAATCATTAAGGACACTAAGCCGGAGTTCTTTGTGCCCATCGACTTTCACGGCGGACTGATCGACCCACACACCAAGCTGGTGTACACCGAGCAGCGGCAGTACGACCCGCACGTAGGTCAATGGATGACTCCGCTGTGGGAGACGCTCGCCACGGAGATGTCACACCCGACGGATGTGTTTATCTACCGCTACCACAACAACGACCCCATCAACCCGAACAAACCCCAAAACTATATGATCGATCTGGATTCCTGGCTCCAGTTATTCGGCTACGACTTGAACAACATGCAAAGCAGCCGCTACACCAAGCTGGCCCAGTATACGCCGCAGGCCTCCATCAAGTCAAACACGTTGGCCCCTGACTTTGGCGTCATCTCCGGCCTGGAGTGTATCGTGGAAAAAACAAGCGAGAAGTTCAGtgactttgactttgtgcCGAAGCCGCTGCTGAAAATGGAGCCAAAGATGCGCAACTTGCTGCCGCGTGTCAGCTACCGGCGCGGTGTGTTTGGCGAAGGTGTACTCCTCTCGAGAATCGGCGGACGGGCATTGGTTAGCGTGGTCGACGGATCAAACAGCGTGGTGCAGGACGTAGTGAGCAGCGTGTTCAACAACTCATACTTCCTTGACCTGCACTTCAGCATCCACGACCAAGACGTATTTTACTTCGTAAAGGATAATGTCCTGAAACTGCGCGATGACAACGAGGAGCTGCGTCGCCTTGGCGGCATGTTCAACATATCAACACATGAAATCAGCGACCACGGAGGCAGCGCCGCTAAGGAGCTGCGACTTCATGGCCCCGACGCCGTTGTCATTATCAAATACGGCGTTGATCCCGAGCAGGAGCGCCACCGCATCCTAAAGCATGCTCACAAGCGGGCAGTGGAGCGGGCTTGGGAGTTGGAGAAGCAGCTGGTGGCTGCCGGCTTCCAAGGCCGTGGCGACTGGACCGAGGAGGAGAAAGAGGAGCTCGTCCAGCACGGTGACGTCGACGGCTGGAACGGAATCGATATCCACAGCATACACAAGTATCCGCAGCTGGCCGACGACCCCGGTAACGTGGCTTTCCAGCGGGACGCGAAGCGGAAGCGACGCAAGACCGGTAGCAGCCATCGGAGTGCCTCCAACCGCCGCCAGCTCAAGTTCGGCGAGCTGAGTGCGTGA